TTACTTTCCTTAAATTTCAGTCAttacctttgatttatttatttgttttagctAGGCTTGTGAATGTTTAGGGAAATCTTATTTTAGAGAGCATGTTGTTTCACCGATATATTCAACacagagtatgtttacatggacactaataatctgattttaataggattaagacaatactctgattaagaattgaccatgtaaacagcaatttttgattaatctaATTAAGATCGTATTTGTTTGCTAAACATAAATCAGGTTAAGGCATTTGGAgtgattttagttgcattattgaaatgcagtacagacatgtaaacaccttaatcaaactattactgttgtgTAGGAGTTTCGCCGCATTttttgacaggatagtctatGTAGTCACAGCTGTTTAATGCCACAACCCGGTGgcattatagcaccggtacctttgtaaccggtatgtaccggacCGAAtgagcatatgaatttcggtgccactggtgctgcgacaaagATGTAATCAAGGGTGCATCAAAGACGCACATAGGTACgagttgtcacaccatctctaaacatttcatTCTAAACAAATTTGAAGAATACCGACGGGCACATGCAACGCACGCGGTACAGCGCattctcttcagatcaacacgcatgatcgcgttcatcaaatttgcttaaactaagcgttctaaagcatATTTTACATGCAAGGATtttgacacagcaacgtgaagcagatgcttctCAAAGTTGCGTTTAACGGGGAAAATATGTCAAACtttatgaaacatttgagggctcatggaatcaacttaaaggcagaggaatgcactgtctctgaaAGCTTGCGACACcatctggcactttcaatgaGTACATACATGCACATTATTGctctgattttaatataattaagacagtactctgattatgctcgcatcaaatacctgtttgtcatgggggcatgaatgaaatgttcatgaatgaaaaattaaaaatgaaacacctgaaattacatgaaactctggaggaaacatggatagcgtggtgacgtaATGACGTTACTCgatctatgtactataacatgtaaggcGGGATCacaaaagaaacattcaaaaagcaactcctgtgcacaccttaatcatattattgtcttattccgATGaaagcaaatcattagattactgataaccatgtaagcatagtcacaagccccaaccctagaaaaaaggagttcagtattttgatgacagcctttccacaggttagtagtaagctaatgtaatttcataatgcaaatattaaattcaagctaaccaacaaatgatcaaaacaaatatataaatgttattccaatatataaaatatgaattgatgtttactttaaactttaattatattgttctattaaaattattttttaaaagattttgtcaaataaaagatttttctagagccATCCACCATCATTTTGTGCCTCagaagtatcggttcaggcaccgttttggcaccagtaccattttaaaagtatcgatttagcaccggtatcgaaatgaccccaaacgatacccaaccctttCAACgtctaccgagtcagtgaaggatcACAGACATCTGCTTGGCAAAATGCGGAGGTTTATTCCCATACGGCAACGGGTATCAAAatctcttccagcagttcatactctcatccaatatctcatttgtcacgtgGGGCATGGGTGTAATGTTCCTTTataaaatgaaagtgccaaactgcagttaaagtcgacaaaataaaaagcaaacacccaaaattacatgaaactccagaggaaatgtggatcgCGCGGTGGTGCAATGACATGAATTGAATTATAACGTGCTATAACGTGTAAAAcggaatcatgaaaggaacatttaaaaaactattcaagtaaacaccttaatcatattattgtcttactcGGATTAAGGCAAATactttgattactgatgtccatgtaagcgtagtcactGAAATGTGGattgttgttaaaaaaatatgtaattttcaaTCAAAGTGTTGACTTGTACCAATGTAAAATCTTCAAAAGCCATAATACTGAAGTGTTTTCCTCTCTGAATCTCTGTTCATTATTTCCAGGTGAGCGAGTGCTGTCGTGTCCTGATGAGCCCTGCTACCTGTGGTTTGTCATGGAGTTTTGTGAAGGAGGAGATCTGAATCAGTTCATCCTGTCCCGCAGGCCTGATCCCCACACCAATGCCAGCTTCATGATGCAGCTGAGCAGCGCTGTGGCGTTCCTTCACCAAAACAACATTGTTCATAGAGACCTCAAACCAGATAACATCCTCATCTCGGAGAGTTCTGGAGCGCCTGTGTTGAAGGTGGCAGATTTCGGACTGAGCAAAGTGTGTGCTGGTCTGAGTGCTGGAGTGCGGGATGCAGAAGAGGGACTTGACAAAAACAAGAACGGTGTTGTTAACATCAATAAGTTCTGGCTCTCGTCGGCATGTGGATCAGACTTTTACATGGCACCAGAGGTTTGGGAAGGACATTACACAGCCAAAGCGGACATTTTTGCTCTGGGCATTATCATCTGGGCCATGATCGAGAGAATCACATTCATTGATGCCGAGTCCAAACGGGAACTACTTGGGACGTATGTGCGGCAGGGGTCTGACATTGTCCCAGTTGGGGAGGCGCTTCTGGAGAACCCAAAGATGGTGTTGAGTATTCCCCAGCGCAGGCGCTCGCACATGTCCGAGGCACTCCGAAAACTTTTGAAGGACATGCTGGCTGTCAATCCTCAGGACCGACCAGACGCTCTGGAGCTGCACAACAGGATGGGACAAGTCACTTGCGCGGCATGAACTTTGACCTCTGACCTAAACGCATTGCACACACAGGTATGTCTTTGCCAAAGGAGTTACCTTAAacagattttgttgtttttggaTTTGTTTGTCGAGTTcggactgcatgattttagccccggtTTTGACTCGCTGACAGCTTTTGAAAAATCTCAGACAAATGCCAGAAATCAAAGGCAAATCAGGGCTTGTTCatgcgagtaacaatcacacagtgtgaaccatCAAAGACACGATCTTAGAGAAATGCAGATGAGTTGCTGACAcccgtcagatatttggcatgctaaaacctgtcagtgattcaacatcatgctgtgtgaaatgtgttctgattgaaaataacatcagcgattaccTACAACCaacgagagagcagcatccactagtattgGTATCTGTacgccagcgggaggttggggaagaagttaaaagtgcttcttttcagTGTATTTAGACCTaacaaatggaggaaaaactagtgcaAATTTTGCAGGGCAttcgtgtctgtttgacgtgtcatctgagcaataccacaaccgggtcaaaaaagaaaaaagttaaggagaaattactaattactttgccagctgagcaaaataagtacattttctaccccactaaaggcttcccattatgtagttaataataaaAGGTATTCTACGTGACCTTGCGTTGTTTCAATGCCACTTcccgtgtgtttggttgtgagatgtagtttgcggaccgagacaaagttgtcagAAATTATTCCTGTTcaaaagtcatgcagtgtgaaacctcctgtcgccgatccatcttgcagtgtaaacacagcagcgacgaaacgctaccccagatagtcatctagtgtgaaaacatctgtaacACAACTActtcatgcagtctgaactgggCATAAGGCTGAGCTATACTTATTCGTTGAGTGATTGCCATAACCCACAGCACCTGCCTTGTGCGTactcatgcatttatacttctgcattctgtttgtgttgctcagaCAATAACGCCTCCGTAATGCTAGCTGGCAgcgggtttttatgttcctcagtGTCAAGCTTCTTTGCGGCTGTTTTGTTTACATGGGAAATACCTGTAATGCTACCTTACTCTACAGGTAGCtgaaactcgctcattcagaggcaggaactggcggatgtataacaactttaatcataaattaacctaaaacaaaagtttccatatgGAGCTCCGCCACGGAACACAACATTTGTCAAACATTTGCTCAAACAGGCTCGCTCCTCTCCCGCAGGTTTGGCCCTGTTTGCACTATTCCAATGCGTAgttaatttttttgagaggtgcatgtaAGGCTCGGCGTCAGCCACAGCTAAGGGTATGCGACTGTGTGAAGACTGTGCCAGACCATTcacgtgcacttgacgcagaaatGTAAGGGTGCActcactatgctatctgaaccatgcccaggtgcgtttcccagttcgtttgacaagtgtgagtgcttcgATTTGGGCCCAGGCgtggtatgcttgtagtgtgaatgtaAAGCGTGCCTAAGTGTAAAACTGAAGACGCGATGTTACTTTTAATGGACTTTCATAAGGATTaaataatcattcttacttttcaatgaacgcgaactttcattgtttattaaagaagcaaaccccttgctgcacatcagctgcatattcagcaaaccttctaatacgtgcagcacgaggacttttatgatcatttatgagcgtcaaaagttgtggatctgttccacaaaatatttgactgcaagtcactgcatctcaaatgacgaaaacgatataactaatgcaatctccactgtgctgagcgagagcgatTCGCTTCCTGTTAAACTGTCGCATAATCAATGATGTAAGCGTGAACAAGTttggaaggcaaaatgcagtgtgagtgcaggctgtcGGGGTAGAGGGTTGGGGGGACAATCGTGCTTCGGCGTGGTTCAaagcaactgtacctagtgtgagtatgccctaaaTCAGCTTTTAGAAGTCTTTTGTTGCCAGAATAGCTAGGGGTGGGATAACGCATCGATTCATCTATGGATTGTGATTCTAAATAGATTCTCAAAAGTTCACTATCGAAGCTGTATTCAAATTAGATTGTGATGGTGATGTGCTGCGCATGTGTGAGCTAGAAACAGAAAAATAAGCATTGACAGGCGCATGTATGCTGCTCAATAGGGTTAGAcagatagacgatgccatcgtccatcagcGATGGCCGAAAGCCATCATGATGTTGAACCGGCATCGCGATGCTATACCCCGCCCCCttcgcagcagcaacccactcgcaaaaaatacacactgaggccctgtttacactaatacgtcttagttttaaaatggcattttagaacgaaaatgatccacgtccacactggcgtttcacctagcatttctgaaaagccctccttccctTCTTTCCCTCcttccgctgaaaacgcacatcacgtgaccacacagacacacacacactatcatgcGCTGCAGCGTCTGAGTTTCAGCAGtcagcccagagagcagtgcacgtcggatagtttatcaaggatgtaccgctggatcgagtctcactatagttgttaaaggtgacatttaattaatcttgtctcctATCCaatgactcttcggtcttttgaatctatcaggtaaaatgtcacagcatcagtacactgcttcaatcttttgctttcacgcttgtacttagtaattttagcgaaaacctcagatactgttggttgtgcacctttttgtttgtcgacgccattataacgacaccgatcactctgcctattcatgccagagtcccgtggaaaaagtgattgactagtggtaatttgtgtgtaacttatctttatttggTTATGGTTATTGGTTAttattaaacactgaaaactgaactacactgtttcaatttactctaatcttctatgtgaagctgctttgacacagtctacattgtaaaagtgctatacaaataaagctgaatttaatttaatttaattgaaatatgggtaaaacaaagaccatgcgggccaggtagttgaaacggtaggctacaaatagttaatttgttatgaattaattaattattcataaataattaattcaccgccgcccacgaggacgatgccatcgtccatcacgatgtttcaaattagacattgtatgatgccaaattggtcgacatcgcccaaccctccTGCTCAATTTGCTTAATTTTGGACaaaaatttacaaatgtaataattttaagaTGCTGCACTCCTCATCTAGTGTCCGCCGTTCAAATTCCTCAATACAACAGAATCGTATATCACTCACGGCTTGTGTTCTGCAAATGCAGTCTTGCAATGAATGAAGCATTGTGTAGTGTACTACTGTGCTTTAAAGCTGTTTCTCTGCGACTCTGAAccaaaagcatttttttcagtcAGTGATAAAAATGTGTATCTTGCGGTTTTATTTAGTCATATTTCtgaattatttttagtattttttttatttagacgttaataaaatacaatttatagggtaatttaataaataacaattaattcttggtacaactactgtgtttacagtactgtgatggttgggtttaggtaggttgaggtaggggtagacgttaataaaatacaataaatgggaaatttcataaataatataaataattttagttaacttccggccacaaccatatctgatctagcaacaaccttaaTTTCCAAATGAAAGTTGTAGGGGAGCTGCACATGTTCTGTGCACCTCTGGTTTGTGTTTATGGTATGTTTATTTGCACATCCATGAATGTCAGAGATGGTGTAAAGTCTGTCATAGATGTGTAAAACAAGTTATGGCAAACGTCTCGAACAATCTGATGACAGGTCAACATAAACGGTAAATAAATGGCTTTCCATTGATTTGTTACATAAGGAAGTATCATTCAAAACAGAAGCAGACAGAACTCTTTGCCTCTTGCTCTACACAAAAACTGGACATTGCTGTAGACGTTTCTAATAACAATACATTATGCTAAATATTTATCCATTTAAGACCACTATTATTAGGAGTGCTGGTTCCATTGATGATTGATCTATTTACTGACTGATAGTCGGCTCAGCGTCAGCTAGAATTTCAGTACTGTTTCTTTTTGATTTTTGCTGTATTCATCTGCCATCTGTATTTTCACACAACCTTCCCGAGGGTGTTAATTATTTCGATGACACGCATGGGTGGTGAAGTGGAGAAAAATATGACATGAGACTCTAGGTTTTGAATCCAAGTAAAACCTTCATACATCATAAGTTATGCAAGTTTTGAAAACACCTTCATTGTCTTTCCTACAGCAATGAAGTCATTCATCACTGTTTCAAATTACAGTTTCACACTTATGACAGCGCAGTCAAGGCTCGAATCAGGGTTTTTTAAATGGCATGAGCTTCTGTAGTATGCTTTAAGAgcctcttttgtttttttaaaagtgcatgctGGGATAGCTGTTACACAACCGCACCCATTCACCAGCACCCCTCCTCTTACTCACTctcccatctctctctctctctctctctctctctctctctctctctttctctctatctctctctctatctctctcgctctctctctctcgctctctctctttctcgctctctctctctgtctctctcttttttccatGCATTTTGCCCTGAGGCACAGCACTCACCAGGCAGACCAGGTGACTGGGAGTTGTTCCTTGTGCACAACTGGAAAGATTGTTTGTTTTGACATGCCACAAACAACTGACAGTTCCTTGCAGAGGACACCGTGAAGTTTGTAATTTGTTGCATTAGGGACGCACAACGTGTTGTTACAATATCAGTCATTGTTCAGTTTTAAGGCCTGATCACTTTGCCCAGACAGGCAGAAACAATAAGGTTTTGTGGAATCAGTGTTTACTCCTGTCCTTTGCCAGCATCTGTTTGTGCACTGTGAATTGGGCTATAGAGattgtttttcatatatttaattaaaagtgCCAAGTTCCCATTTCTGCCTATTGATAACCTTTGTGTCAAGTgtccgatagatagatagatagatagatagatagatagatagatagatagatagatagatagatagatagatagatagatagatagatagatagatagatagatagatagatagataaaagtgatttgagttcaataaattgaattttattatttttgtatggataattattaattcaattcaattcacctttatttgtatagcgcttatacaatgtagattgtgttaaagcagcttcacataaaaggtcacagtaaattggaacagtgtagttcagtttttagtgtttaagttcagttcagtttagctcagttca
Above is a window of Danio aesculapii chromosome 6, fDanAes4.1, whole genome shotgun sequence DNA encoding:
- the stk35l gene encoding serine/threonine kinase 35, like, whose protein sequence is MNAKDRERRRTRNAGKRAESASVLRSLSVDNIDEENETMAGELDVGKHGSLERRIIAPRYSLLREVGRGSYGVVYEAIARKSGAKVAVKKLRCDAPENVELALAEFWALTSLEKRHENVVQLEECVLQKNGMAQKMNHGNKRSKQYLRLVETSLKGERVLSCPDEPCYLWFVMEFCEGGDLNQFILSRRPDPHTNASFMMQLSSAVAFLHQNNIVHRDLKPDNILISESSGAPVLKVADFGLSKVCAGLSAGVRDAEEGLDKNKNGVVNINKFWLSSACGSDFYMAPEVWEGHYTAKADIFALGIIIWAMIERITFIDAESKRELLGTYVRQGSDIVPVGEALLENPKMVLSIPQRRRSHMSEALRKLLKDMLAVNPQDRPDALELHNRMGQVTCAA